ATGGCGATCTGCGCCAGGTTGGTCATGATGGTCGGCCAGCCCAGCGTCAGCATGGCTGCCACTTCCGACCGCCAGGAGATGGGTTTGCTCTGTGTGTGCATGGTCTGCGGCTTATAGCACCGGCACACACGTGTCACCAACCAGCCTTTGGTTTCCGGCGAAAGCTATATTAGGATGGCGGCAATAAATATATGAGGGGAGGCTTAACCATGATGTCCAATCGCCTGGGGGCGGCGCTGCTGGGTGCCTTGTTGCTGGCGCCGCCGGTTTTCGCCGCCGAGACCAACACGCCGGCCCCGCCGCCGGTGGTCCGCCACGGCTACGAGGAAGTGCAGGCCCTGGTCGACGACGCCGTCGCCTTCATGAAGAAGGTGGGGCCGGAAAAGGCCTTTGTCGCCTTCAACGATCCCAAGGGCAAGTGGATCAAGGACGACCTTTATGTTTTCGCCTTCGACCCCAAGGGCGTCTACAAGGCGACCGGCTTTCGTCCCGAGCGCACCGGCTCCAACGCCTGGGAGATGACCGACGCCGCCGGCCTGAAGGTGGTGCAGGAAATCATCAAGAAGGCCAAGCGCAACGGCTCTGGCATGGTTGATTACCTGTGGAAGAACCCGAGCACCGGCAAGCTGGAAAACAAGACGTCCTATGTGGTCCAGGTCGGCGACTATGTCGTCGGCGCCGGGTTCTATCACCGCTGAGGCATGGTCCCTCCCTCGTCATACCCGCGCAGGCGGGTATCCAGGAGTCGCGGGAAAGGTGGTGGTGCCCCCCTCTGGACTCCCGCCTTCGCGGGAGTGACGGCGGAAGGGCGGGGATGAAGAAGGAAAAATGGGCGTCTTTCACCGCCCTGATGTCACATCACGTCAGCCGTTGCTGACGGTGGGAAAGCGGATGGGCTTGGCCTGCGGCGCCTGATTGCGATAGGCCAGCAGGCCGTTTTGCCAGTAAAGGCCGTTGACCGCCCAGCCCTTCATGGGGTCGGCCTCGATATTGGCCGGCTGCATGGGCTTGCCGTACAGATAGCCCTGGGCGTGGCGGACCTTCAGCAATTTCAGCAGATTGGCGGTTTCCGACGTCTCGACGAATTCGGCGATGGTGCCCACCTTGAGGTCGGCGCACAATTGGGCGATGGCCTTGAGATAGGGTGTCGGCGTGTTCGAGCCCCTGACTTCCTTGATATAGGCGCCATCGATCTTGACGTGATCCACTTCCAGGGCGCGCAGATAGTGGAAGGCGGCGGAGCCGGCGCCGAAATCGTCCAGGCAAACCTGGAAACCGCCCTTGCGCAGGGATTGCAAGATGGCGTTGACGGCGGGCAAATCGTCCACTTCCGCCGATTCGGTCAGCTCGAACAGCATGCGCCCGCGTAAATCCGGACAGCCGGCGACCATGGACAGCAGGCGGCGCGCCGTGGGCGCGTGCGACAATGACCGCCCCGACAGATTGACGGCGAAACGCAGCGACGGGTTGTTGCCCAGCGGCGAGCGCATGAAATTGATGGCCCGGTTCAAGATGGCCATGTCCAGATTGCCGACGATGCCGACATTCTCGGCGAAGGTGACGGTTTCAAACGGCGACGATTTGCCGGGAAAGCGCACCAGACATTCAAAATGATGAACCATGTCGGTCCACAGATCGACGATGGGCTGGAACACCAGCTCGAACCGGCCCTGGTCGATGACTTCCTTGATCTCGCGCATCTGGCCGACGGTGTCGGACAGGCGCGAGCGCACATCCTTGGCCAGATTGTGCAGATTGACCTCTTCGCCCTGGGAAAACCGGTTGAGCGAGTAAAGCAGGGCGTTGGTCGCCTCTTCCGACGAGATGCCGGCGGCGTCCAGGGCGACGGTGGCCGATTTCACCGGCTCGGGCTGATCGCCGGGCAGGAAGGCGGCGACCAGATCGGTCAGCGCCGCCTCGATGGACGAGGCGGTGACCGAGGGGGAATGGATGACGCCATAGCGGTTCTCGCCCAATTCACCGGCGGCGTCGCCGCCCATGGACACCGCCTTCAAGCGGTCGCCCAACTCGGCCATGAACTCGTCGGCCTTGACCGGCCCGGCGGCGGCGCGCACCTGCTCGACCGCCGGCAATTCGACCATGGTCAGCTGATAGGCCTGGTCGGTGTCGGCGCCGACGCTGCCTTCATCCATCATCCGCCGGGCGAGGACGGAAAAATCCTCGCGGCTCAGCAGGTGGCCGATGGGGGTGCGGTTTTCCTCGGGCACTTCCAAGGCGGCGGCGTGGGTCAGGGCCAGCAGGCGATGACCCGGCCGGTCCGGGTGGCGATAGCCTGCCAAAGCCACCGGTTTGTTGGGGCGCCCAGGTCCGCCCGGTGTATGCAGCAGCAGCAGGCGCACCCGCTCGCCTTCGTCCATGCGGTTGAGCGCGCGGTCGATGCGCTCACCGTCCTGGGGGATGAACATGGCCGAGGCCGGTTGCCCGGTCAACGCGCGGGCCGGCTTGCTGGTCAGGGCCATGGCGGCGCCAACGGCGAAGACGATGGCGCCGTCCTCGTCCACCTCGACCAGAAGGTCGGCGGCGGCGAAGGCGAAGGCGACATATACTTCGCGTGAAGTGGCGATATCCCCTGCGGCCATGGTGCCCTTTGCCCGCCTGCAATTATTGGAATGACTATGGCATGCTGCGCACCGCCGGGCCAGTGTCGATATGTGCCGCCAAGGCTTGCAATTCGCCCCCCTTGCGTTTATAAGCTTCCTCCTTCAAGCGCGCGTGGGCCTGTAAGGGCATGCCCCGCCGCTTGTGTATCGCAGTGAAACCCTTTTCGCGAAGGAAGCGAAAATGCCCAAGATGAAAACCAAGAGCGCCGCCAAGAAGCGGTTCAAGCTCACCGCGTCCGGCAAGGTCAAGGCCGGCGCCGCCAACAAGCGCCACTGCCTGTCGGCCAAGCCGAACGACATGAAGCGTCAAGCCCGCGGCACCTTCATCCTGTTCAAGGCTGATGGTGAGAAGGTCAAGCAATACTACCTGCCGAACGGAGCTAAGTAATGGCGCGCGTCAAGCGGGGCGTAACCACTCACGCCCGTCACAAGAAGATTTTGAAGCTGGCCAAGGGTTTCCGTGGCCGCTCCTCCACCTGCTTCCGTGTGGCCATCGAAAAGGTCGAAAAGGCGCTGCGTTACGCCTATCGCGACCGTCGGGCCAAGAAGCGTAATTTCCGTGCCCTGTGGATCCAGCGTATCAACGCCGGTACCCGTCAGTACGGCATGCCCTATTCCCGCTTCATGAATGGCCTGAAGAAGGCCGGTATCGTGCTGGACCGCAAGGTGCTGGCCGACATCGCCGCGCGCGAGCCGGAATCCTTCAAGTCGTTGGTGCAAAAGGCCGAGGCGGCCCTGGGCTAAGGCTCTGCGCGACGAAGCAGGTCTGTTTTGCTTAAGGGGGCTGCCCAGCGGGCGGCCCCCTTTCGTGTCCGAAAGGGATGACGCATGGACGAGTTGGAGAGTATCCGTGCCGAGGCTTTGGCTTCGGTCGCCGCCGCTGACACCATCGAGGCGCTGGAAACCGCCCGCGTCGCCGCCTTGGGCAAAAAGGGCAGTATCTCCGCCCTGATGGGCGCGCTCGGCAAGATGGACCCGGACGCGCGCAAGGCCGCCGGTGCGGCCATGAACAAGGTCAAGGACGAGGTGGCCGAAGCCATCAACGTCGCCAAGACTTTGCTTGAGGCCAAGGCGTTGGATCAGCGGCTGGCGCGGGAAAAGCTTGACGTCACCTTGCCGGTACGCCCCGATACCCTGGCGGGCCGGGTCCACCCCATTTCCCAGGTGATGGAGGAGATGGCCGCCATCTTCGCCCAGATGGGCTTCGACGTGGCCGAAGGTCCGGATATCGAGGACGATTTCCACAATTTCACCGCGCTCAACATCCCGGCGGAACATCCCGCCCGGCAGATGCATGACACCTTCTATTTCGGCGAGCGCGACGATGGGTCCCGTCATCTGCTGCGCACCCATACCAGCCCGGTGCAGATCCGCACCATGCTGGGGAAGAAGCCGCCCATCCGCATCATCGCGCCCGGTCGCACCTATCGCTGCGATTCCGACATGACCCATACGCCCATGTTCCATCAGATCGAGGGGCTGGTGATCGACAAGACCACCAATATGGGCCATTTGAAGGGCTGCCTGCTGGAATTCGTCACCACCTTCTTCGAGGTCGACGAAGTGCCGGTGCGTTTCCGCCCCAGCTTCTTCCCCTTCACCGAACCGTCGGCGGAAGTGGATATCGGCTGTTCGCGCGAAGGCGGCGAACTCAAGATCGGCAAGGGCGCCAGCTGGCTGGAAATCGGCGGCTCGGGCATGGTCCATCCCAACGTCCTGAAGGCCTGCGGCCTCGACCCGGATGAGTGGCAGGGCTTCGCCTTCGGCATGGGCGTCGAGCGCATGGCCATGCTGAAATACGGCATCCCCGATCTGCGTACCTTCTTCGATTCCGACATGCGCTGGCTGAAGCATTACGGCTTCGTGCCGCTGGACGTGCCGACCCTGGCCGGAGGGCTGACCCGATGAAATTCACCCTGTCGTGGCTGAAGGCCCATCTGGAGACCGATGCCTCCCTGGCCGAGATCGATGCCCGCCTGACCATGCTGGGCCTGGAGGTGGAGGACATCCACGATCCGGCCAAGGATTTGGCCGGCTTCACCATCGCCCGTATCGTCGAGGCGGAACCGCACCCCAATGCCGACCGCCTGCGCGTGTGCAAGGTCGATACCGGCAGCGGCATCATCCAGGTGGTGTGCGGCGCCCCCAATGCCCGAGCCGATATCAAGGTGATCCTGGCGCAGCCGGGCTGCTTCATCCCGGTCAGCGGCGAAAAGCTGAAAAAGGGCAATGTGCGCGGTGTGGAAAGCCAGGGCATGATGTGTTCCTGGCGCGAGCTGAAACTGGGCGAGGACCATGACGGTATCGCCGAGTTGGCGGTCGACGCCCCCATCGGCGCCAGGTTGATCGACACCATGCATTTCGATCCGGTGATCGAGATTTCCATCACGCCGAACCGCGCCGATTGCCTGGGCGTGCGCGGTGTCGCCCGCGATTTGGCGGCATCGGGTCTGGGCCGGCTGAAGCCACTGCCGGTCGCCCCGGTCAAGGGCGCTTACGCCAGCCCGATCAATGTGGCCTTGGATTTCCCCGAGGATGCCGAAAGCGCCTGCCCGCTGTTCGTCGGTCGTCACTTCCGTGGCGTGAAGAACGGTGAAAGCCCCCAGTGGCTGAAGGACCGGCTGACCGCCATCGGCCTGCGCCCCATTTCCGCTTTGGTCGACATCACCAATTACTTCACCTTCGATCTGGCCCGGCCGCTGCACGTGTTCGATGCCGCCCGCGTCAAGGGCGACACCATCACCGCCCGGCTGGCCCGCGACGGTGAGACGCTGGCCGCGCTCAACGGCAAGGAATACACCCTGTCGCCGGCGATGACCGTCATCGCCGATGCGGGTGGCCCGGAAGCCCTGGCCGGGGTGATGGGCGGCGAACATTCCGGCTGTACCGAGGCGACCACCGACGTCTTCCTGGAAGTGGCCTTCTTCGACCCCATCCGCACCGCCACCACCGGGCGCAAGCTGGACATCCTGTCCGATGCCCGCTTCCGCTTCGAGCGCGGCGTCGACCCGGCTTTCCTGGTGGATGCGGCCGAACTGGCCAGTGCCATGATCCTGGAGATTTGCGGCGGCGAAGCGTCGGAACTGGTCATCGCCGGGGCCGAACCCGATTGGCGCCAATCCATCGCGCTCCGTCCCGAACGGGTGGAAGCCCTGGGCGGCGTGGCGGTGGACAATCAGCGCCAGCAGGCCATCCTGACGGCGCTGGGCTGCACCGTGTCGGAACATGGCGACGGCCTGTTGGTGGTGCCGCCGTCGTGGCGCGCCGATATCACCGCCGAGCACGATCTGGTGGAAGAGATCATCCGCATCAACGGCTATGACCTGCTGCCGGCGACACCGCTGCCGCGTCCCAGCATGTCCAAGCCGGTGCTGACCCCCGGCCAGCGCCGCGCCGCCTGGGTGCGGCGCCAGCTGGCCAGCCGTGGTCTGGTGGAGACGGTGACGTGGTCGTTCCTGCCCTCGGCTCAGGCCAAGCTGTTCGGCGGTGGGGCCCTCGCCATGCATCTGGCCAACCCCATCTCGTCCGATCTGGATTGCATGCGCCCGTCGGTGTTGCCCAATCTGGTGGCGGCGACCGGGCGCAACGCCGATCGCGGCATTAAGGATGTGGGCCTGTTCGAGATCGGGCCGCAATTCGACGGCCCCGAGCCGGGCCAGCAGCGCAATGTCGCCGCCGGTCTGCGCGCCGGCAAGGCCACACCGCGCCATTGGGCCGACAAGGCCCGCGCCGTCGATGTGTTCGATGCCAAGGCCGATCTGCTGGCCGCCATCGCCGCCGCCGGCGCCAACCCGGATTCGTTCCAGATCGGCACCGACGCTCCCAATTGGTACCATCCGGGCCGCTCCGGCGTGCTCAAGCTGGGCAACAAGCCGGTGGCGTATTTCGGCGAGCTGCATCCGGGCGTGCTGAACGCGCTGGACGTCAAGGGGCCGGTGGTGGCGTTCGAGCTGTTCCTGGAAGCGTTGCCGCCGCAAAAGGCCAAGGCGACCAAGGCCAAGCCCCTGGTCAAGCTGTCAGCCTTCCAGCCGTTGGAACGCGACTTCGCCTTCGTCATGGACGCATCCGTATCGGCGGATGCGGTGCTGCGGGCGGCCAAGGCCGCCGACAAGGCGCTGATCACCGACGTTGCCGTCTTCGACCTCTACGAAGGCCCCAATGTGGGCGAAGGCAAGAAGTCGCTGGCCATCTCGGTGACCTTGCAGCCCTTCGACAAGACCCTGACCGACGAGGAAATCGAGGCGGTCAGCAAGAAGATCGTCGAGGCGGTGGTCAAGGTTTCGGGTGGGGTTTTGCGAGGCTAGCATGCCCACCATCATTCTGCTGCGCCACGGCGAGACCCATTGGAATCGCCAACAGCGCATTCAAGGTCACGGCGATTCGCCCCTGACCTTGAAAGGCATCGATCAGGCCCGTGCCTATGGCCGCGCCGTCGCTCCGCTGCTGGGGGCGGCGCAATGGCGTTTGGTGTCGTCGCCCTTGTCGCGCTGCATGCAGACCATGGCCATCTTTTGCGAGGTTGCCGGCTTGGACTTCGCCCGGGTGGAACGTGATGCCCGCTTGAAGGAAGTCTCCACCGGCGAGTATTCCGGTCGGCTGAAGGCCGAGTTCCCGCCCGGCGAACTGGGCGGTAGCGGGCGGCAATCGTGGTTCTTCCACTGCCCCGGCGGCGAATCCCATGACCACATGGTGGCGCGGCTGTCGGCTTGGCTGGAAAGTTTGAGCGAAAACGACCACGTGATCGCGGTCAGCCACGGCATCGCCGGCAAGGTATTGCGTGGGCTTTATTGCGGCTGGGACCCCGATTCCGCCCTGGCCCAAGACAGCCCGCAAGATGCCCTGTTTCTGCTGCGTGATGGGCAGATGCAGCGGCTGGCTTGCCCATAGGCACTACCTGTGCTTACGTTATCGGGGCTTTATGCACAAAGGAACGGGACGATGAAACGGTTCTGGCTGGCTTTGGCCTTGATGTGCGGCGCCATCGGTGGCGCTCAGGCGGCATCCCGCGATCTGGTCGTCGGCGTCGAGGACATCGAGTATTACCCGCTCTTCGCCATCCGTGATGGTGAATATGTGGGGGCCATGCGTGAGATCGTCGACGCTTTCGCCCGTGCCAAGGATTATCGCGTCACCTATCGCCCGCTGCCGATCAAGCGGCTGTATGCCGAACTGGCAGGCGGCGGCATCGACGTCAAGCTGCCCGACAATCCCGGTTGGGGCGGCGAGGCCAAGGCCGGCCTGAAGATGGCCTACAGCAAACCGGTGGCGGCCTATATCGACGGCGTGGTGGTGCGCCCGGGTTCCATCGCCAAGCCGGTGGACCAGTTCCGCAATCTGGGCACGGTGGCCGGTTTCACCCCTTATGCCTGGCTGGACCGGATCAAGGCCGACAAGGTGGCGCTCAAGGAAAATCCGCGTATGGAATTGCTGCTGCGTCAGGCGGTGGTCGGCCATGTGGACGGCGCCTATGTCAACGTGGCGGTGGCCAATCACGTGCTCAACAACATCCTCAACATGCAAGGGGCGCTGATCTTCAATCCGGCGCTGCCGCATTCACGCGATTATTACCATCTGTCCACCACCCGCCGCCCTGAAGTGGTGGCCGAGTTCGATGTCTGGCTGAAGGAAAACGCCCAGATGGTCAAGGACATCAAGGACCGCTTCGGTGCCGAAAAAGGCGTGGAATAAACCCTGACATTCCCGCCCGCTTTGCCGTAGGCTGCGGCCATGAACGCAAGCCCGACCCTGAACGGGGATATCCCCGTCGGCAATTGGATCGACCGCTGGATACCGGCGGTGATGCGCCCCTATCTGCGGCTGATGCGGCTGGATCGTCCCATCGGCACGTGGCTGTTACTGTTCCCGTGCTGGTGGAGCATCGCCCTGGCCGGTGAAGGCTGGCCCGATTGGCGGCTGATGATTTTATTCGCCGCCGGCAGCGTTATCATGCGCGGGGCCGGCTGCACCATCAACGACATGGCCGACCACAAATTCGACGCGCTGGTCGAGCGCACCAAGGGCCGCCCCATCCCGTCGGGGGCCGTCAGTGTCACCCAGGCCGGATTGTTCCTGGTCGCGCAATTGCTGGCCGGGCTGGTCATCCTGACGCAATTGAATGCGGCGGCGATCTGGTGGGGCGCGGCCTCGCTGGCCCTGGTCTTCCCCTATCCGCTGATGAAGCGCATCACTTGGTGGCCGCAGGCTTGGCTTGGCCTGACCTTCAATTGGGGGGCCTTGCTGGGCTGGGTGGCGGTGACCGGCCAGATGGCGGCGGCGCCCTTGCTGCTGTATGCCGCCGGCATCCTGTGGACCCTGGGCTACGACACCATCTATGCCCATCAGGACAAGGACGACGACCAGCTGATCGGCGTCAAATCCACCGCCCTGCGCCTGGGCGCCCACACTGGCCCGGCCCTGGCCGGCTTTTATGCCGGCGCGGTGGTGCTGATGGCGGCGGCGGGGATGGCCGCCCACTTGTCCTGGCCGTTTTATCTTCTGTTGCTGCTGTCCGCCGGACAACTGGCTTGGCAGGTGCGGTCGTTGCGTATGGACGATGCCGCCGATTGCCTGGTCAAATTCAAATCCAACCGCCTGTTCGGGTGGGGGCTGCTGGCCGCCATCATCGCCGGCAAGGTGCTTTAGATATGATCGAAGACCCCGCCGGTTTCATCAAGGCCAATACCGAGGTGGCACAGCCGCCGGCCTGCCCGGAAATTTCCCTGTGGACCGCCACCGAAGTGACGCCGCTGTGGGAAGCGACCGAGGCGGCCTTGCTGCGTGTCAATTTGCCGCCGCCTTATTGGGCGTTTTGCTGGGCCGGCGGCCAAGCCTTGACCCGCTATGTCCTCGACAACCCGGACATGGTGCGCGGCAAGCGGGTGCTGGATTTCGCCGCCGGCAGCGGCGCCTCGGCCATCGCCGCCGCCAGGAACGGCGCCGCTCATGTCCAGGCGGTGGAAATCGATGCCATGGCTGCCACCGCCATCGGTCTCAATGCCGAATTGAACGCGGTGACAATCGAGGTCATCTGCGCCGATATCGTCGGTCAGGAAAACCGCTGGGACGTGGTGGTGGCCGGCGACGTCTGTTATGAAAAGCCGATGACCGAATACATCTTTCCGTGGTTGCGTAAGCTGGCCGCCGACGGTGCCCTGGTGCTGATGGCCGATCCGGGCCGCGCCTATCTGCCCAAGCATGGGCTTTTGGAGGTGGCGCGCAAAAAGGTCGCCACCAGCCTGGAGTTGGAAGACCGCACCACGCGCGAGGTGGTGATCTACAAAATCGTCGGCTAGACTTGCTTCAGATGAAGCGGGGGATGTGAATCCATTGGCGCTTCCACCTTTCCCCCGTCATACCCGCGCAGGCGGGTATCCAGGAGTCGCGGAAAAGGTGGTGGTGCACCCTCTGGACTCCCGCCTTCGCGGGAGTGACGGATCAGAGGGAGGCAAACAGAGTTTTTCCGCCCCCTGCCAGGAGATCGGATCATGGCCCGTCTCGTCGTCCACCAGATTGCCGTATTGTCCGATAATTACATCTATCTGGCGCACGAGCCGGAAAGCGGCGCCACCGCCGTCATCGATCCGGCGGCAGCCGGGCCGGTGCTGGCGGCGCTGGCGGCCAAGGGCTGGCGGCTGACCCATATCCTCAATACCCATCACCACGGCGACCATACCGGCGGCAATCTGGAACTGAAGGCGGCCACCGGTGCCCAGGTGGTGGGCGCACGCAAGGACGCCCTGCGCATCCCCGGTATCGACATTGAAGTGGGCGAGGGCGAATCGTTCCTGCTCGGCCATGCTGCGGCCATGGTGATGGAAACCCCCGGCCATACCAGCGGTCACATCGCCTTCTGGTTTCCCGACAGCCATGCGCTGTTTTGCGGCGACACGTTGTTTTCCTTAGGCTGCGGGCGGATGTTCGAAGGCACCCCGACCGAGATGTGGCATTCCCTGGCGCGGCTGCGTGATCTCCCCGGCGACACCCTGGTCTATTGCGCCCATGAATATACTGCCGGCAATGGTCGTTTCGCCCGGCTGGTGGAACGCGACAACCCGGCCATGCTGGCCCGTGTCGATGAAGTGGCGCGTCTGGCCGGGCGCCCGTCGGTGCCCAGCACGCTGACCCAGGAACGCGCCGCCAATCCGTTTTTGCGCGCCGACGTGCCGGCGGTGGCCCGTGCCGTCGGCATGGACGCGGGAACCGACCCGATTTTGGTTTTCG
This is a stretch of genomic DNA from Magnetospirillum gryphiswaldense MSR-1 v2. It encodes these proteins:
- a CDS encoding cache domain-containing protein; translated protein: MMSNRLGAALLGALLLAPPVFAAETNTPAPPPVVRHGYEEVQALVDDAVAFMKKVGPEKAFVAFNDPKGKWIKDDLYVFAFDPKGVYKATGFRPERTGSNAWEMTDAAGLKVVQEIIKKAKRNGSGMVDYLWKNPSTGKLENKTSYVVQVGDYVVGAGFYHR
- a CDS encoding EAL domain-containing protein gives rise to the protein MAAGDIATSREVYVAFAFAAADLLVEVDEDGAIVFAVGAAMALTSKPARALTGQPASAMFIPQDGERIDRALNRMDEGERVRLLLLHTPGGPGRPNKPVALAGYRHPDRPGHRLLALTHAAALEVPEENRTPIGHLLSREDFSVLARRMMDEGSVGADTDQAYQLTMVELPAVEQVRAAAGPVKADEFMAELGDRLKAVSMGGDAAGELGENRYGVIHSPSVTASSIEAALTDLVAAFLPGDQPEPVKSATVALDAAGISSEEATNALLYSLNRFSQGEEVNLHNLAKDVRSRLSDTVGQMREIKEVIDQGRFELVFQPIVDLWTDMVHHFECLVRFPGKSSPFETVTFAENVGIVGNLDMAILNRAINFMRSPLGNNPSLRFAVNLSGRSLSHAPTARRLLSMVAGCPDLRGRMLFELTESAEVDDLPAVNAILQSLRKGGFQVCLDDFGAGSAAFHYLRALEVDHVKIDGAYIKEVRGSNTPTPYLKAIAQLCADLKVGTIAEFVETSETANLLKLLKVRHAQGYLYGKPMQPANIEADPMKGWAVNGLYWQNGLLAYRNQAPQAKPIRFPTVSNG
- the rpmI gene encoding 50S ribosomal protein L35 codes for the protein MPKMKTKSAAKKRFKLTASGKVKAGAANKRHCLSAKPNDMKRQARGTFILFKADGEKVKQYYLPNGAK
- the rplT gene encoding 50S ribosomal protein L20, whose product is MARVKRGVTTHARHKKILKLAKGFRGRSSTCFRVAIEKVEKALRYAYRDRRAKKRNFRALWIQRINAGTRQYGMPYSRFMNGLKKAGIVLDRKVLADIAAREPESFKSLVQKAEAALG
- the pheS gene encoding phenylalanine--tRNA ligase subunit alpha, whose amino-acid sequence is MDELESIRAEALASVAAADTIEALETARVAALGKKGSISALMGALGKMDPDARKAAGAAMNKVKDEVAEAINVAKTLLEAKALDQRLAREKLDVTLPVRPDTLAGRVHPISQVMEEMAAIFAQMGFDVAEGPDIEDDFHNFTALNIPAEHPARQMHDTFYFGERDDGSRHLLRTHTSPVQIRTMLGKKPPIRIIAPGRTYRCDSDMTHTPMFHQIEGLVIDKTTNMGHLKGCLLEFVTTFFEVDEVPVRFRPSFFPFTEPSAEVDIGCSREGGELKIGKGASWLEIGGSGMVHPNVLKACGLDPDEWQGFAFGMGVERMAMLKYGIPDLRTFFDSDMRWLKHYGFVPLDVPTLAGGLTR
- the pheT gene encoding phenylalanine--tRNA ligase subunit beta; the protein is MKFTLSWLKAHLETDASLAEIDARLTMLGLEVEDIHDPAKDLAGFTIARIVEAEPHPNADRLRVCKVDTGSGIIQVVCGAPNARADIKVILAQPGCFIPVSGEKLKKGNVRGVESQGMMCSWRELKLGEDHDGIAELAVDAPIGARLIDTMHFDPVIEISITPNRADCLGVRGVARDLAASGLGRLKPLPVAPVKGAYASPINVALDFPEDAESACPLFVGRHFRGVKNGESPQWLKDRLTAIGLRPISALVDITNYFTFDLARPLHVFDAARVKGDTITARLARDGETLAALNGKEYTLSPAMTVIADAGGPEALAGVMGGEHSGCTEATTDVFLEVAFFDPIRTATTGRKLDILSDARFRFERGVDPAFLVDAAELASAMILEICGGEASELVIAGAEPDWRQSIALRPERVEALGGVAVDNQRQQAILTALGCTVSEHGDGLLVVPPSWRADITAEHDLVEEIIRINGYDLLPATPLPRPSMSKPVLTPGQRRAAWVRRQLASRGLVETVTWSFLPSAQAKLFGGGALAMHLANPISSDLDCMRPSVLPNLVAATGRNADRGIKDVGLFEIGPQFDGPEPGQQRNVAAGLRAGKATPRHWADKARAVDVFDAKADLLAAIAAAGANPDSFQIGTDAPNWYHPGRSGVLKLGNKPVAYFGELHPGVLNALDVKGPVVAFELFLEALPPQKAKATKAKPLVKLSAFQPLERDFAFVMDASVSADAVLRAAKAADKALITDVAVFDLYEGPNVGEGKKSLAISVTLQPFDKTLTDEEIEAVSKKIVEAVVKVSGGVLRG
- a CDS encoding histidine phosphatase family protein, whose translation is MPTIILLRHGETHWNRQQRIQGHGDSPLTLKGIDQARAYGRAVAPLLGAAQWRLVSSPLSRCMQTMAIFCEVAGLDFARVERDARLKEVSTGEYSGRLKAEFPPGELGGSGRQSWFFHCPGGESHDHMVARLSAWLESLSENDHVIAVSHGIAGKVLRGLYCGWDPDSALAQDSPQDALFLLRDGQMQRLACP
- a CDS encoding substrate-binding periplasmic protein produces the protein MKRFWLALALMCGAIGGAQAASRDLVVGVEDIEYYPLFAIRDGEYVGAMREIVDAFARAKDYRVTYRPLPIKRLYAELAGGGIDVKLPDNPGWGGEAKAGLKMAYSKPVAAYIDGVVVRPGSIAKPVDQFRNLGTVAGFTPYAWLDRIKADKVALKENPRMELLLRQAVVGHVDGAYVNVAVANHVLNNILNMQGALIFNPALPHSRDYYHLSTTRRPEVVAEFDVWLKENAQMVKDIKDRFGAEKGVE
- the ubiA gene encoding 4-hydroxybenzoate octaprenyltransferase, which gives rise to MNASPTLNGDIPVGNWIDRWIPAVMRPYLRLMRLDRPIGTWLLLFPCWWSIALAGEGWPDWRLMILFAAGSVIMRGAGCTINDMADHKFDALVERTKGRPIPSGAVSVTQAGLFLVAQLLAGLVILTQLNAAAIWWGAASLALVFPYPLMKRITWWPQAWLGLTFNWGALLGWVAVTGQMAAAPLLLYAAGILWTLGYDTIYAHQDKDDDQLIGVKSTALRLGAHTGPALAGFYAGAVVLMAAAGMAAHLSWPFYLLLLLSAGQLAWQVRSLRMDDAADCLVKFKSNRLFGWGLLAAIIAGKVL
- a CDS encoding class I SAM-dependent methyltransferase; this encodes MIEDPAGFIKANTEVAQPPACPEISLWTATEVTPLWEATEAALLRVNLPPPYWAFCWAGGQALTRYVLDNPDMVRGKRVLDFAAGSGASAIAAARNGAAHVQAVEIDAMAATAIGLNAELNAVTIEVICADIVGQENRWDVVVAGDVCYEKPMTEYIFPWLRKLAADGALVLMADPGRAYLPKHGLLEVARKKVATSLELEDRTTREVVIYKIVG
- the gloB gene encoding hydroxyacylglutathione hydrolase produces the protein MARLVVHQIAVLSDNYIYLAHEPESGATAVIDPAAAGPVLAALAAKGWRLTHILNTHHHGDHTGGNLELKAATGAQVVGARKDALRIPGIDIEVGEGESFLLGHAAAMVMETPGHTSGHIAFWFPDSHALFCGDTLFSLGCGRMFEGTPTEMWHSLARLRDLPGDTLVYCAHEYTAGNGRFARLVERDNPAMLARVDEVARLAGRPSVPSTLTQERAANPFLRADVPAVARAVGMDAGTDPILVFAELRRRKDVF